The segment GTGCAGGTATAAAAACGTGCGCACTCAGATTGCgttcaaaaatttaacttaCTTTGGTCCTAAATGTTGTTGGCACAACTGTAGAATAAGATGTTTTTGCAGAAGAGACTAATTGTTTTTGATTATATACGGGAGCGTACACGGGTATGGAAATTTGTTGAGCCGCGTTGTTGGCTAACTGATGTAACGGAGGCTGCACCAATCCGGCACTTTTTCCATTCGCCAgagaattaatattcaattgaGGATAATAAGAAAGCAGTTGAGTCACCGGAACATCGAGATAAACAGGTTCTGCAAATAAGAAAGCGTATTCAAATATCACACAttcatttgtaatatatagagtgttaaaaaaaagaattcagAATTTTAAGggtagataatataaaatcgagGAAAAAAGTCGTAATATACATtggacaaaaaattaatattgtcgCAGTGGTGAACAATTCTTCATTTTGATTAAACCAAGTGACTTGCCGTAGTGTTAATAGAAGAAGAATAGATAATGtttgtattgtatttgttTCATGCCGCACAAGAGAGCATCAGAAGCGAGCAAGTCActtgctttaattaaaataaaaaattgttcataactctaataatattattttttcgacttatgttaaaactttttttcttcatttcgtAAATACTATCTGTCCTTCAAGTCTTGAACCCTTTTTTCAATACTTTGTATGTgcctatataattaataaaatcaattttatttttataaaatatttttgtttgtacttgttttaatttttaaacaatagattttttaacttaaatattttaatttattccgttataaatattttatttcttctgttataaacttattaataatacataattttttataatcggcataatcaaaatattttcttatattattatttaaaatattgcgtgctatataaacaataaaataaaaataatagcatattagaaaaatattttatatttcttaaaaatgttttatatttaattttttacctttATTGATGGCTTTTGTGTATTTTTCTGTGATTGCTTTTTGCTGAATACTTTGAACGTGATTGCCTACCACTATTTCTGGTTGATAACTTAATTTTTGAGGTTCAAAGGCGATAGAGGCATCACTTTTCGTCGGTGTTTCCGTTTGCTGTTGATATCCtctataatattgatatgatGGAATATTTTGCTGTGATAAAATTTGACTTGGCTGCTTGTATTGTACTTCATGTACTGCGTATTGGGTGGGTTGAATGTATCCTTCAGGTGgtagctaataaaaataataaaataaagaaaatagaaactacataatatcattttatataatatatgttttacttcgttaaaagtaaataaataaataactgatttattaaaaatgttatctgatatttttatataggactgatttttaatattatataaaaacgtgagtaaattaaaaactaagtttttaatattatataaaaaatattttttctatgtatatacttttctaaatgatatatgtatatttttctcaaatatacatatttttgtaaagattatttgattttatttgtaattacaaaaaaaatttatgtgtttCAATTGACTTAATATCTTACGCTATATTTTACATCCTGGTAACGTTGAGGATAGATATACGATTCGGAATTGCTATCCAAAGTACTATATTGGTTCGATATTTGATACTGCTGATTGGGTTGAACGGCATATTTCGTTTCATCAGTCTGGATATTATCGTTCTTGGCTTTATTCTCAGCTCTCAGATTATCCCTTTCTATATCTTCtagattaattttcttctcgGCATATGCAACCGTTACTAACAGACCCAATATTAAATAGACTTTCTGCAATCAAAAGAGAAAGTTAAAATTGCTATTGATTATCAATgcactgttttttttttctcttccttttttaaattccacATCTAATTGTATAAACCTGTAATAATGTATAGattatttagtataaaattacatatgtacaaaGATTAGcttgtttgaaacatttaagaaattaattattttgtggaaagtataaataagtgaaattattctatttaaatatttttaagcattgataatatttatattactttcaaTTATTTGTTCTTGGCTAAATACATTTGTTTGATTTTTTGCATTTACCATTATTGTTTCCGGCAAAAACTTATTTGCACCGGGTACACTTTCACTGCACGCGAAGTTCTGGGTCAAACATCCGGTATGGACCACTCTTATATAGATTGTACTGCCCCGCCTCTCAGACAAGGCAGACCACACTTCCCCCGACAAGTGTATCATCATACTCACACAAGTATAcacatctttctctttttttattttccataacttaatttttatatattttacaatgtatattaaaaagaaattatacatgtCATGTATTAAAAAGAAGTTATACATAGTAGTATTTTGGCGATACTAATTGCTTGtgagaaacaattattttatgtataatcgtAATTAACGTGTAACAATCACTAGCTTAATTGTGCagaattgatttaaaatcatgatttatttattaaaatatatttttaaaaaatcacctgattatattatacttgccgttatattttgtataatatataatctaatttcaaatctgtatttttatgatgtaatgctattaatataagatggttttatattttttgtgtaaaatttgaaattatttgttttatattaaaaattagtaattataaaataaatattttattatatattttctaataattaatatcaaatttacaatttaaattttactttttttttgagaaaaagattatttataaatgtgccAAATTTAGTTagaaatactttaaatataattttattatccgcttttatattaagtaatttaatatttttttttaggaataataatttataaaaattttactttataaatatgaatttccttaaaagaaaatttatcgtaTAAGTACGTTTTCATCAATAAccttattatagaataaataacgCTGTTTCAAAATTCTGATCTTTCTTCCTCAGCGATTATGCattgttttacatataattatataatatagggGATATTATCCCCCATTGAATTATTCAAGAACCATTTAAAAGGCATATACTTACCATGTTGCaaatatagcaaaaaatacaaacacGACACAAGGACCTAAGCTCTACTCTATAAAACCGAAGCAGATATGTGTTCTCTTATATAGCCTTTACCCCTACCCGCATTCCCTGTCAAGCAACACTTCACTTCTCGATCAAAGCGTGTGTGATAATCCGTGTCGGCTGTGGATCTCGTAGAAGAATATCGTCGTGATTCGAGTAAAAGTGAAGATATTCAACAAATTGCTTCCTTGCAGAACATATAACTGGTTCTTACTTCAGAGAGAGACTAATATCTGAGaaacttaaaaatacaaatcataACACAACAATTAGAAATAGACAAATAGaacaataaatagaaattaatttttatacttttgcaattattttaaaa is part of the Anoplolepis gracilipes chromosome 2, ASM4749672v1, whole genome shotgun sequence genome and harbors:
- the LOC140663030 gene encoding uncharacterized protein isoform X1, which encodes MMIHLSGEVWSALSERRGSTIYIRVVHTGCLTQNFACSESVPGANKFLPETIMKVYLILGLLVTVAYAEKKINLEDIERDNLRAENKAKNDNIQTDETKYAVQPNQQYQISNQYSTLDSNSESYIYPQRYQDVKYSLPPEGYIQPTQYAVHEVQYKQPSQILSQQNIPSYQYYRGYQQQTETPTKSDASIAFEPQKLSYQPEIVVGNHVQSIQQKAITEKYTKAINKEPVYLDVPVTQLLSYYPQLNINSLANGKSAGLVQPPLHQLANNAAQQISIPVYAPVYNQKQLVSSAKTSYSTVVPTTFRTKTSKGSAYTLPITSKKINLSTVLTTPVYVQPQQSPAKGKTLLHTQAYITPSQPRYVQQLIYTQPGVVYTDPAAAYSDIYARLPAYIQDNSLPGQVTQYQTQQQLYVTPTIVAEAPKQVLQEQISQDLPQNYVKVPEEPQTHFVPPQLPPQDFKSGITQLHPVPIENEQSLPVQDQSLSVQDHSLTSEPRSLLDTYIPSKVIAAQDAARYRERPIKLEGGFLPSKVNFALKKRKSE
- the LOC140663030 gene encoding uncharacterized protein isoform X2, with the protein product MKVYLILGLLVTVAYAEKKINLEDIERDNLRAENKAKNDNIQTDETKYAVQPNQQYQISNQYSTLDSNSESYIYPQRYQDVKYSLPPEGYIQPTQYAVHEVQYKQPSQILSQQNIPSYQYYRGYQQQTETPTKSDASIAFEPQKLSYQPEIVVGNHVQSIQQKAITEKYTKAINKEPVYLDVPVTQLLSYYPQLNINSLANGKSAGLVQPPLHQLANNAAQQISIPVYAPVYNQKQLVSSAKTSYSTVVPTTFRTKTSKGSAYTLPITSKKINLSTVLTTPVYVQPQQSPAKGKTLLHTQAYITPSQPRYVQQLIYTQPGVVYTDPAAAYSDIYARLPAYIQDNSLPGQVTQYQTQQQLYVTPTIVAEAPKQVLQEQISQDLPQNYVKVPEEPQTHFVPPQLPPQDFKSGITQLHPVPIENEQSLPVQDQSLSVQDHSLTSEPRSLLDTYIPSKVIAAQDAARYRERPIKLEGGFLPSKVNFALKKRKSE